Proteins from a genomic interval of Phenylobacterium sp. LH3H17:
- a CDS encoding PEPxxWA-CTERM sorting domain-containing protein — MLKACFIGCAALLALAGPSLASPLADAPGDFLASYTGPQNGDLDILSASVRFDGSHFHLSSTVNGAVGSTPGALYVWGINRGAGLPRLTFGTPSVGGTAPFDAVAVLFPDGLGRAVTFPLAGPPSITPLPGLVSVDGSTISASFQASLFPTSGLAPQDYTFTLWSRARVSPLMDGTNAEIADFAPDVGGMTSTVPEPGAWALMIVGFGAMGAMLRRRDRLAPAAPGAQA; from the coding sequence ATGCTCAAGGCTTGTTTCATCGGCTGCGCGGCGCTGTTGGCGCTGGCGGGGCCTTCGCTCGCGTCGCCCCTGGCCGACGCGCCCGGCGACTTCCTCGCCAGCTACACCGGACCGCAGAACGGCGACCTCGACATTCTGAGCGCCAGCGTTCGATTCGACGGAAGCCACTTCCACCTGAGCTCCACGGTCAATGGGGCCGTGGGGTCGACTCCCGGCGCGCTCTACGTGTGGGGTATCAATCGAGGCGCGGGCCTCCCCCGTCTGACCTTCGGCACGCCCAGCGTCGGCGGAACGGCGCCGTTCGACGCCGTGGCGGTGTTGTTTCCGGACGGCCTCGGCCGCGCGGTGACCTTCCCGCTCGCGGGACCGCCCTCCATCACCCCTCTGCCGGGCCTGGTCTCTGTCGACGGATCGACTATCAGCGCCTCGTTCCAGGCCAGCCTGTTTCCAACGAGCGGCCTCGCGCCCCAGGACTACACCTTCACCCTCTGGTCGCGGGCGCGCGTAAGCCCCCTGATGGACGGGACGAACGCCGAGATCGCCGACTTCGCGCCCGATGTGGGCGGGATGACCTCGACGGTGCCCGAGCCTGGCGCTTGGGCGCTGATGATCGTGGGCTTCGGTGCGATGGGCGCGATGCTGCGCCGCCGCGACCGCCTGGCGCCAGCCGCTCCCGGAGCGCAGGCCTGA
- a CDS encoding winged helix-turn-helix domain-containing protein, producing MNGASDLLTTAELVRRDDFTLGAVQVSPSTRKLSGPGGEGSLEPRAMQVLVVLADAAGRVVTREELFRRCWGAAVVGDDSLNRAVADVRRLARTVGDAGFRIQTVPRAGYRLLIEAAFPPESVRPIARRAMFALAGLGVAGAFGAGLWRVRRDRARAQAGALIGESEQEMRAGSPEGHGRAVRALDRAADLASDDPLAWGRLALARYALSEESPPEQATALVAGVQDAARRALTLSSRQPDALSALAILPPYFGDWAAAEQRMHRVLGVAPDHLTTRDARAFLLTSVGRVRENLAERLAMAKEDSLSANLLYRLIYAHWIAGEVDAADRVADKALQLWPRHPGAWFARLWTLAFTGRADRALAHLADASLRPDLPDFIIDSLGTALRALDSGRRADIRAAAAQLMAQVSLGPPLSVNAILLLGGLGEVDRAFKVATAYFLEEGPLMASVRWRPGQFSVSDQRRRKTHMLFVPATSGLRADSRFENLTERIGLAAYWRGRGIAPDYRNG from the coding sequence GTGAACGGGGCAAGCGATCTCCTGACCACGGCCGAGCTCGTCCGACGTGACGATTTCACCCTGGGCGCCGTCCAGGTCAGTCCGTCGACCCGCAAGCTCTCGGGCCCGGGCGGCGAAGGCTCGCTCGAGCCCCGGGCCATGCAGGTCCTCGTCGTCCTGGCGGACGCCGCCGGCCGCGTGGTCACGCGCGAGGAGCTCTTCCGACGTTGCTGGGGCGCCGCGGTCGTCGGCGACGACAGCCTGAACCGCGCCGTGGCTGATGTCCGCCGGCTCGCCCGCACGGTGGGCGACGCGGGCTTCCGCATCCAGACCGTGCCTCGCGCGGGCTATCGCCTGCTCATTGAGGCCGCTTTCCCGCCGGAATCTGTGCGGCCAATCGCCCGCCGCGCCATGTTCGCCCTGGCCGGTCTGGGCGTGGCGGGCGCCTTCGGCGCAGGACTGTGGCGGGTGCGGCGCGACCGCGCTCGGGCCCAGGCCGGGGCGCTCATCGGGGAGAGCGAGCAGGAGATGCGCGCCGGCTCCCCGGAGGGCCACGGCCGCGCCGTTCGTGCGCTGGACCGCGCCGCAGACCTGGCGTCCGACGATCCGCTCGCCTGGGGCCGGCTGGCGCTGGCGCGCTACGCGCTCTCGGAAGAAAGCCCGCCGGAACAGGCCACCGCCCTCGTGGCGGGCGTCCAGGACGCCGCGCGCCGCGCCTTGACCCTTTCGTCGCGCCAGCCGGATGCGCTCTCGGCCCTGGCGATCCTGCCGCCGTACTTCGGCGACTGGGCCGCCGCCGAGCAGCGCATGCACAGGGTGCTCGGCGTCGCGCCCGACCACCTGACCACCCGCGACGCGCGGGCGTTCCTGCTCACGTCTGTCGGGCGCGTCCGGGAGAACCTCGCCGAACGCCTCGCGATGGCGAAGGAAGATTCGCTCAGCGCCAATCTGCTCTATCGTCTCATCTATGCTCACTGGATCGCAGGCGAGGTGGATGCGGCCGACCGGGTGGCCGACAAGGCGCTGCAGCTCTGGCCACGCCACCCGGGCGCGTGGTTCGCCAGGCTCTGGACGCTCGCCTTCACCGGACGGGCCGACCGCGCGCTTGCCCACCTCGCCGACGCCAGCCTGCGTCCTGACCTGCCGGACTTCATCATCGACAGCCTCGGGACCGCGCTCCGCGCCTTGGACTCCGGACGCCGGGCTGATATTCGGGCCGCCGCGGCGCAACTGATGGCCCAGGTCTCCCTCGGACCTCCGCTCTCGGTCAACGCCATCCTTCTGCTCGGAGGGTTGGGCGAGGTCGACCGGGCATTCAAGGTCGCCACAGCCTACTTCCTGGAAGAAGGGCCGCTCATGGCCAGCGTGCGTTGGCGGCCAGGTCAGTTCTCGGTAAGCGACCAGCGCCGCCGCAAGACCCACATGCTGTTCGTCCCCGCGACGTCGGGCCTGCGCGCGGACTCCCGCTTCGAGAACCTCACGGAACGCATAGGTCTGGCGGCCTATTGGCGGGGCAGGGGCATTGCGCCCGACTATCGCAACGGCTGA
- a CDS encoding methyltransferase domain-containing protein, which translates to MSQLTFDAASAKAVEAIYMTPDVVAQRARVIDLLAPTPGERLLDVGVGPGLLALDLARLVGESGRMVGLDLAPAMVAAAADRLAGVSHAEVRIGDAADLDLPDGAFDAAVSTQVYEYVDDIPRALAELHRVLRPGGRAVILDTDWRSLVWHSSDTARMDRMLACWDDHLADPHLPAKLGPLLRGAGFEVRRTEIVPMFSPRWQPFSYAGGMVKSIRNFVRTNGEKHGLEPAEQAAWWSDQESLMAADAFFFSVNRYAFLATR; encoded by the coding sequence TTGAGCCAGTTGACCTTCGATGCGGCTTCGGCCAAGGCCGTCGAGGCGATCTACATGACGCCGGACGTGGTCGCGCAGCGCGCCCGCGTCATCGATCTGCTGGCGCCGACGCCCGGCGAGCGCCTCCTGGACGTGGGCGTCGGACCGGGCCTGCTGGCGCTGGACCTGGCGCGGCTCGTGGGGGAGTCCGGTCGGATGGTGGGCCTGGACCTGGCCCCGGCCATGGTCGCCGCGGCCGCCGACCGGCTGGCAGGTGTCAGCCACGCGGAGGTCAGGATCGGGGACGCCGCAGACCTGGACCTGCCCGATGGGGCCTTCGACGCGGCGGTGTCGACGCAGGTCTATGAATATGTCGACGACATACCGCGCGCCCTGGCCGAGCTCCACCGCGTGCTTCGGCCCGGGGGCCGCGCCGTCATCCTGGACACGGACTGGCGAAGCCTTGTCTGGCATTCTTCAGACACGGCCCGGATGGACCGGATGCTGGCGTGCTGGGATGACCACCTCGCCGATCCCCACCTGCCCGCGAAGCTAGGGCCATTGCTACGGGGCGCCGGCTTCGAGGTGCGTCGGACGGAGATCGTGCCGATGTTCTCACCCCGTTGGCAGCCCTTCAGCTATGCGGGCGGGATGGTGAAATCGATCCGGAACTTCGTGAGGACCAACGGCGAGAAGCACGGCCTGGAGCCTGCCGAACAGGCGGCGTGGTGGTCCGACCAGGAATCCCTGATGGCCGCCGACGCCTTCTTCTTCAGCGTCAACCGATACGCCTTCCTGGCGACGCGCTGA
- a CDS encoding DUF1330 domain-containing protein encodes MKAYLVLDFSVRDLAGFLPYVEAIPAFIEKHGGRYIVRGTQPTVMEGDWAPERMVILEFPSRADAAAFLEDPEAQALYAVRHGTTLSKLVLVDGCD; translated from the coding sequence ATGAAGGCCTATCTGGTGCTCGACTTCTCGGTCCGCGACCTTGCGGGCTTCCTGCCCTATGTGGAGGCGATCCCGGCGTTCATCGAAAAGCACGGGGGACGCTACATCGTCCGGGGAACGCAGCCGACCGTGATGGAAGGCGACTGGGCGCCGGAACGGATGGTCATTCTCGAGTTTCCATCGCGGGCCGACGCCGCGGCGTTCCTGGAGGATCCCGAGGCCCAGGCGTTGTACGCCGTGCGCCATGGGACGACGCTCAGCAAGCTGGTGCTGGTCGACGGGTGCGACTGA
- a CDS encoding AAA family ATPase: MKTLAVIALKGGSGKTTVATHLALAAHLRGLDTLVVDIDPQLSARDILGAREDPGPACVTCSGRNVLAAQFGALSQRRDLLIVDTAAGAVEEVGEAIVVADYAVLVVRPTLIDLSGLARSLTIVRKLGKPYTVVINQAPVPRGAVEAPLVKRAMKGLDYMQAPVAPVILRARSVYQTALERGRSAEETPDRAAAREIAALWDHVHAGLAAGKDSAEVA, encoded by the coding sequence TTGAAGACATTGGCGGTCATCGCCCTCAAGGGGGGCTCGGGCAAGACCACTGTGGCCACCCACCTGGCCCTGGCCGCCCATCTGCGCGGCCTCGACACCCTGGTGGTCGACATCGACCCCCAGCTTTCGGCCCGCGACATCCTGGGCGCCCGCGAAGACCCAGGCCCCGCCTGCGTCACCTGTTCGGGCCGCAATGTCCTGGCCGCCCAGTTCGGCGCCCTCTCCCAGCGCCGGGACCTGCTGATCGTCGACACCGCCGCCGGCGCCGTCGAGGAGGTGGGCGAGGCCATCGTCGTCGCCGACTACGCCGTCCTGGTCGTGCGCCCCACCCTGATCGACCTCTCGGGCCTGGCCCGCTCGCTGACCATCGTGCGCAAGCTGGGCAAGCCCTACACCGTGGTGATCAACCAGGCCCCCGTCCCGCGCGGAGCCGTCGAGGCGCCCCTGGTCAAGCGCGCCATGAAGGGCCTCGACTACATGCAGGCCCCCGTCGCCCCGGTCATCCTGCGCGCCCGGTCGGTCTACCAGACGGCGCTTGAGCGGGGCCGCTCGGCCGAGGAGACCCCCGACCGCGCCGCCGCCCGGGAGATCGCCGCCCTCTGGGACCACGTCCACGCTGGCCTGGCGGCGGGCAAGGACAGCGCCGAGGTGGCCTGA
- a CDS encoding PEPxxWA-CTERM sorting domain-containing protein encodes MKRFAACLFAAAGLALAPLDAASAITVGQVDDFEDGTTQGWTVALGPFGAVHPAPPANVASGGPAGAGDNFLMLTSLGGVGPGSRMTAMNGAQWSGDYLSANVGAIGMWVNNFGQSDLNLQLFVEDPSGGPPANGAYSTDSIFVAAGGGWTPIRFSLDPDDLTAAFGSVQAALSGATILRLFHGPIPGGQGQGVAAQLGVDNIEAIPVPEPATWAMMILGFGAVGLAMRRGRRGRRLRPA; translated from the coding sequence ATGAAGCGGTTCGCCGCCTGCCTGTTCGCCGCCGCCGGCCTGGCCCTCGCGCCGCTGGACGCAGCCTCCGCCATAACCGTCGGCCAGGTCGACGACTTCGAGGACGGCACGACCCAGGGCTGGACCGTCGCGCTGGGGCCGTTCGGCGCGGTCCACCCCGCCCCGCCCGCCAATGTCGCCAGCGGCGGCCCCGCCGGCGCGGGCGACAACTTCCTGATGCTGACCTCACTGGGCGGTGTCGGCCCGGGCTCGCGCATGACCGCCATGAACGGCGCCCAATGGTCGGGCGACTATCTGTCGGCCAATGTCGGCGCCATCGGCATGTGGGTGAACAATTTCGGCCAGAGCGACCTCAACCTGCAGCTCTTCGTCGAGGACCCCAGCGGCGGCCCGCCCGCCAACGGCGCCTACTCCACAGACTCGATCTTCGTCGCCGCCGGCGGCGGCTGGACCCCGATCAGGTTCTCCCTGGACCCCGACGACCTCACCGCGGCTTTCGGCAGCGTTCAGGCCGCGCTCAGCGGCGCCACCATCCTGCGCCTGTTCCACGGCCCGATCCCCGGCGGCCAGGGCCAGGGCGTGGCCGCCCAGCTCGGCGTCGACAATATCGAGGCCATTCCGGTCCCCGAGCCCGCGACCTGGGCCATGATGATCCTGGGCTTCGGCGCGGTCGGGCTGGCGATGCGGCGCGGCCGGCGCGGCCGGCGCCTCCGCCCCGCCTAA
- a CDS encoding ATP-binding protein, with amino-acid sequence MFMPASHDASTPDAGRRSAVDAELATFFEVSLDMLCIRDSDFRFVKVNPAWEAALGYSRVELEGALMLDFIHPDDAAASHGHMQRLVVEEEVRGFINRYRRRDGTYRHLEWRARRVGDLVYGVARDVTERLAIEAEMAAAKEAAEAANRAKSDFLANMSHEIRTPLNGVIGVVAALAKTDLDPEQREMVGLIESSGVTLERLVSDVLDFSKIEAGRLEIEEAVFDLRAELDGVLQMFALRAQEKGLCFPVDWSPEARGEFLGDSLRIRQVAANLLSNAVKFTAQGQVRVAIGVEGGGIAGQPATLVLEIEDTGVGFDAVFAGALFQRFNQADGTITRRFGGTGLGLSITRALVEMMGGGISARSEPGRGSLFRVVLPLARCRALADYDADRDAAQAAPVAEDEGVLARLAGLRVLLAEDHPINQRVVELILGPFGVELTTVGDGAQALEAFGAASFDLVLMDMQMPVMDGLAATRAIRGEEGLAPERRRTPIVMLSANAMAQHRQDAQAAGADLHVAKPVTATTLVEAVVAALG; translated from the coding sequence ATGTTCATGCCTGCATCCCACGATGCTTCGACGCCCGACGCCGGGCGCCGGAGCGCGGTGGACGCGGAGCTGGCGACCTTCTTCGAAGTGTCCCTGGACATGCTGTGCATCCGTGACAGCGACTTCCGGTTCGTGAAGGTGAACCCGGCCTGGGAGGCGGCGCTGGGCTATTCGAGGGTGGAGCTGGAAGGCGCGCTCATGCTCGACTTCATCCATCCCGACGACGCCGCCGCCAGCCATGGGCACATGCAGCGGCTGGTGGTCGAGGAGGAGGTCCGCGGCTTCATCAACCGCTATCGCCGCCGCGACGGAACCTATCGCCACCTGGAGTGGCGGGCGCGGCGGGTGGGCGACCTGGTCTATGGGGTGGCGCGCGACGTCACCGAGCGGCTGGCCATCGAGGCCGAGATGGCCGCGGCCAAGGAGGCCGCCGAGGCCGCCAACCGCGCCAAGAGCGACTTCCTGGCCAATATGAGCCACGAGATCCGCACGCCGCTGAACGGGGTGATCGGGGTGGTGGCGGCGCTGGCGAAGACGGACCTCGACCCCGAGCAACGGGAGATGGTGGGGCTGATCGAGAGTTCCGGCGTGACCCTGGAGAGGCTGGTCTCCGACGTGCTGGACTTCTCCAAGATCGAGGCCGGGCGGCTGGAGATCGAGGAGGCGGTGTTCGACCTGCGCGCCGAGCTGGACGGGGTGCTGCAGATGTTCGCGCTGCGCGCCCAGGAGAAGGGTCTGTGCTTTCCGGTGGACTGGAGCCCCGAGGCCCGGGGCGAGTTCCTGGGCGACAGCCTGCGGATCCGTCAGGTGGCGGCCAACCTGCTCTCCAACGCCGTCAAGTTCACCGCCCAGGGGCAGGTGCGGGTGGCGATCGGCGTGGAGGGCGGCGGGATTGCCGGCCAGCCTGCGACCCTGGTGCTGGAGATCGAGGACACCGGGGTGGGGTTCGACGCCGTCTTCGCCGGCGCCCTGTTCCAGCGCTTCAACCAGGCCGACGGCACGATAACGCGGCGGTTCGGCGGGACGGGGCTTGGCCTCTCCATCACGCGGGCGCTGGTGGAGATGATGGGCGGCGGGATCTCGGCGCGCTCGGAGCCCGGGCGGGGAAGCCTGTTCCGCGTGGTGCTGCCGCTGGCCCGCTGCCGGGCCCTGGCCGACTATGACGCCGACCGCGACGCCGCGCAGGCCGCCCCGGTCGCCGAGGACGAGGGCGTGCTGGCGCGGCTGGCCGGACTTCGGGTGCTGCTGGCCGAGGACCATCCCATCAACCAGCGGGTGGTCGAACTGATCCTGGGGCCGTTCGGGGTGGAGCTGACCACGGTGGGGGACGGGGCCCAGGCGCTGGAGGCCTTCGGCGCGGCGAGCTTCGACCTGGTGCTGATGGACATGCAGATGCCGGTGATGGACGGCCTGGCCGCCACCCGGGCCATCCGCGGCGAGGAAGGCCTGGCGCCCGAGCGCAGGCGCACCCCGATCGTGATGCTGAGCGCCAACGCCATGGCCCAGCACCGGCAGGACGCGCAGGCGGCCGGCGCCGACCTGCACGTGGCCAAGCCGGTCACCGCCACGACCCTGGTCGAGGCGGTGGTGGCGGCGCTGGGCTAG